The Pungitius pungitius chromosome 8, fPunPun2.1, whole genome shotgun sequence genome has a window encoding:
- the hcfc1a gene encoding host cell factor 1a isoform X3, producing MSAPGSAVSGTTASVLQPRWKRVLGWSGPVPRPRHGHRAVAIKELMVVFGGGNEGIVDELHVYNTATNQWFIPAVRGDIPPGCAAYGFVCDGTRLLVFGGMVEYGKYSNDLYELQASRWEWKKLKAKNPKNGPPPCPRLGHSFSLVGNKCYLFGGLANDSEDPKNNIPRYLNDLYTLELRAGSSVVGWDIPITYGVLPPPRESHTAVVYTEKTSRKSRLIIYGGMSGCRLGDLWTLDIDTLTWNKPSVNGTAPLPRSLHSATTITNKMYVFGGWVPLVMDDVKVATHEKEWKCTNTLACLNLDAMCWETVLMDTLEDNIPRARAGHCAVAINSRLYVWSGRDGYRKAWNNQVCCKDLWYLETERPHAPARVQLVRANTNSLEVSWGAVSTADTYLLQLQKYDIPATPAAASPVMSASPVQPLNSPKSPAPVAAASSAQSLPQTGIIVTDDSSFQAMLFALKEEKLINCKTKFDRLFSYVTAVLKVAAQQSATGTSVVTVRPSQPGKSPVTVTSLPPGVRMVMPAQTTQGSPIGSSPQMSGMAALAAAAAATQKIPPSSAGTVLNVPAGATILKTVAVSPGTTTMKMASPLMVSNPATRMLKTAAAQVGTGTASSPTNTRPIITVHKSGAVTVAQQAQVVTTVVGGVTKTITLVKSPLTMGSGGTLISNLGKMMSVVQTKPVQTSAITGQASTNPLTQLIQTKGPLPAGTILKLVTSADGKPTTIITTSQAGGTGNKPHILNISGVSPSTTKQGTTIIKTIPMSALMSQSGATGLNSRVTSSGGMKSPITILTTKVMTTGTPGKIITAMPKLGTAAGQQGLTQVVLKGAPGQPGTILRTVPMSTVGGVRLVTPVTVSAVKPTVTTLVVKGTTGVTTLGTVSSSLAGGTVDSSNASLATPITTLGTIATLSSQVISQAAITVSAPQTNLTSVSTLPSSTMAVQNQPTQVTLITTPSGVEAQPVQDLPVSILASPTSEQPSSSEAGAAGEGSGTVTLVCSNPPCETHETGTTNTATTSSASMGAGQVCSNPPCETHETGTTNTSTISSAAMGAGQVCSNPPCETHETGTTNTATTASSNMSAPRMCSNPPCETQETGTNTATTASANKEEVQHQCSNPPCETHVTGTTNTATQSSSNMNTNETTTTAQRVSSNPPYETHKTGTTNSQSTASSNMGSDQTTTSTGQVQRVCSNPPYEAHKTGTTNSQSTASSNMGSDQTRTSTGQVQMVSSNPPCETHKTGTTNTQSTASSNMGSDQTSTSTGQVQMVCSNPPCETHETGTTNTQSTSTSNMGGNQTSTATGQVEKVCSNPPCETHETGTTNTQSTSTSNMGGNQTSSATGQVERVCSNPPCETHETGTTATATTATCNMETGEGTAQQTEEGAESTSSLEVNAAPAPTSNTTAAAAAGMVTTTQGRAITTVTQSTPAPGPSVPSISSITEGVSTAASSTEEPMQTDETATTDGVEEGASAMVTQAEGDAATAATLNLPSELMSEGQGATLMVTGLSDEELAVTAAAEAAAQAAATEEAQALAIQAVLQAAQQAVMNEGDSTGENQQPTTIPIMLTQQELAALVHQQQQLQMQEAQAAAQQASVDASLPTEGLAPADSLNDPSVESNGHNEMAAAVTSAVASLLPRTTAETLIPSSTFAPCVSVASPAKLQAAAALAEVANGIVGEKQAPQPTPVKPVVKKENQWFDVGIVKVTNMVVTHFYMPGDSSQGDDDSGVMPDYGQMKKMELQPGTAYKFRVAGINACGRGAFSEISAFKTCLPGFPGAPCAIKISKSPDGAHLTWEPPSVTSGKIIEYSVYLAIQSNQTAEAKASTPAQLAFMRVYCGPNPSCLVQSSSLSNAHIDYTTKPAIIFRIAARNEKGYGPATQVRWLQESGKDAASAKPAAKRPGTSPDTKSTGPKKARTDQ from the exons ATGTCTGCCCCTGGCTCCGCGGTGTCTGGGACCACGGCGTCGGTTCTGCAGCCGCGGTGGAAACGGGTCCTCGGATGGTCCGGTCCCGTTCCCCGGCCCAGGCACGGGCACAGAGCTGTTGCTATAAAGGAGCTTATGGTTGTCTTTGGCGGTGGAAACGAAGGGATTGTGGACGAATTACATGTATACAACACTG cAACAAACCAGTGGTTTATCCCAGCGGTTCGTGGTGATATTCCACCTGGATGTGCTGCATATGGTTTTGTCTGTGATGGCACTAGATTGCTGGTGTTTGGTGGAATGGTGGAGTACGGAAAGTACAGCAACGATCTCTACGAACTACAG gcCAGCAGATGGGAATGGAAAAAGTTAAAAGCAAAAAACCCGAAGAACGGTCCCCCTCCTTGTCCTCGTCTCGGCCACAGTTTCTCGTTGGTTGGGAACAAATGCTACTTGTTTGGTGGACTAGCCAATGATAGCGAAGACCCCAAAAACAACATTCCCAG aTACCTGAATGACCTGTACACACTTGAGCTTCGCGCAGGCTCCAGTGTGGTAGGATGGGATATCCCAATCACATATGGCGTTCTGCCTCCTCCTCGGGAGAGCCACACTGCTGTTGTATACACAGAAAAGACAAGCAGGAAATCTCGCCTGATAATCTATGGAGGGATGAGTGGTTGTCGCCTTGGGGACCTGTGGACACTTGATATTG ATACCCTGACATGGAACAAACCATCCGTAAACGGGACAGCACCGCTCCCCAGAAGTCTTCACTCTGCCACCACCATCACAAACAA GATGTATGTTTTTGGAGGATGGGTTCCATTGGTAATGGATGATGTCAAAGTGGCCACGCATGAGAAGGAGTGGAAGTGCACCAACACTCTTGCCTGCCTGAATCTAG ACGCCATGTGTTGGGAGACAGTACTGATGGATACTCTTGAAGACAACATCCCTCGGGCCCGTGCTGGCCACTGTGCTGTGGCCATCAACTCTAGACTCTATGTATGGAGCGGCCGCGACGGTTATCGTAAAGCCTGGAACAACCAAGTCTGTTGTAAAGATCTATGGTACTTGGAAACCG AGCGGCCACATGCCCCTGCTAGGGTGCAGTTAGTTCGTGCCAACACAAACTCTCTTGAGGTTAGCTGGGGCGCAGTCTCAACTGCCGACACCTACTTACTGCAGCTGCAGAAATATGACATCCCTGCAACTCCAGCTGCAGCCTCGCCAGTCATGAGTGCCAGTCCCGTGCAGCCTTTGAACTCTCCAAAGAGCCCTGCACCGGTGGCAGCAGCATCCTCTGCTCAAAGCTTACCCCAGACAGGTATTATAGTGACCGACGATTCCTCTTTTCAAGCTATGTTGTTTgcactaaaagaagaaaaactaatTAATTGCAAAACAAAGTTTGATCGTCTCTTCTCTTATGTGACAGCTGTCTTAAAGGTTGCAGCTCAACAGTCTGCCACAGGCACGTCTGTTGTCACAGTCCGCCCCAGCCAGCCTGGGAAATCTCCCGTCACAGTGACATCCCTTCCACCAGGTGTCCGTATGGTGATGCCGGCGCAGACCACCCAGGGATCG CCAATTGGTAGTAGCCCTCAGATGAGCGGCATGGCAGCtttggctgcagcagctgctgcaacaCAGAAGATCCCGCCCTCTTCTGCAGGAACTGTCCTAAATGTTCCTGCAGGGGCCACCATTCTCAAAACAGTAGCTGTTTCGCCTGGCACAACCACAATGAAAATGGCATCTCCACTTATG GTCAGTAACCCGGCTACTCGAATGCTGAAGACTGCTGCAGCCCAGGTGGGCACAGGGACTGCGTCCTCTCCCACCAACACCAGACCCATCATCACTGTGCACAAGTCTGGTGCAGTCACAGTGGCTCAGCAGGCCCAGGTGGTAACCACGGTGGTGGGTGGGGTCACTAAGACAATCACCCTGGTCAAGAGTCCCCTCACCATGGGGAGCGGCGGCACATTG ATTTCCAACCTTGGCAAGATGATGTCTGTGGTACAAACCAAGCCAGTGCAGACATCCGCTATCACAGGCCAGGCGTCTACTAACCCTCTTACACAGCTCATACAG ACAAAGGGTCCCCTCCCAGCCGGCACCATCCTGAAGCTGGTGACCTCTGCTGATGGCAAgcccaccaccatcatcaccacttCCCAGGCAGGGGGCACAGGAAACAAGCCCCATATCCTCAACATCAGTGGCGTCTCTCCTAGCACCACTAAGCAGGGCACCACCATCATCAAGACTATCCCTATGTCGGCTCTCATGTCCCAGTCTGGAGCTACAGGTCTAAACTCAC GTGTGACCAGCAGTGGAGGCATGAAATCGCCAATCACAATCCTCACCACAAAGGTGATGACCACCGGAACCCCTGGCAAAATAATCACTGCAATGCCCAAACTGGGCACTGCAGCTGGCCAACAGGGATTGACACAG GTGGTTTTGAAGGGTGCGCCGGGTCAACCTGGCACTATTTTGCGCACAGTGCCTATGAGCACAGTCGGTGGTGTTCGACTTGTTACACCAGTGACCGTATCCGCTGTCAAGCCTACTGTCACCACTCTGGTTGTCAAGGGGACCACTG GTGTCACCACTCTTGGTACGGTCTCCTCAAGTCTGGCAGGAGGCACAGTGGACAGTTCCAACGCCTCTCTGGCCACCCCCATCACCACACTGGGAACCATCGCTACTCTGTCCAGCCAGGTCATCAGCCAAGCTGCCATAACTGTTTCAGCTCCTCAGACCAACCTGACTTCTGTCTCCACATTGCCCTCGTCTACCATGGCGGTGCAA AACCAGCCCACCCAGGTGACTTTGATCACAACTCCCAGTGGCGTAGAAGCTCAACCAGTGCAGGATCTACCAGTGTCCATCCTTGCTTCACCAACCTCTGAGCAGCCCAGCTCTTCTGAGGCTGGAGCAGCTGGTGAAGGCTCTGGAACCGTCACCCTGGTCTGCTCCAACCCGCCATGTGAAACCCACGAGACAGGAACTACCAACACAGCGACCACCTCTTCGGCCTCCATGGGAGCAGGACAGGTCTGTTCTAACCCGCCCTGCGAGACTCACGAGACTGGAACCACCAACACCTCCACCATCTCCTCTGCTGCAATGGGAGCAGGACAAGTGTGTTCCAACCCACCGTGTGAGACCCACGAAACCGGCACCACCAACACCGCCACAACTGCATCATCAAACATGTCTGCGCCGCGCATGTGCTCGAACCCACCATGCGAAACCCAAGAAACTGGAACTAACACAGCCACCACAGCGTCTGCTAACAAGGAAGAAGTTCAGCATCAGTGTTCCAACCCACCATGTGAGACCCACGTAACCGGCACCACCAACACAGCCACCCAATCATCATCTAACATGAACACAAATGAGACGACGACAACCGCGCAGAGGGTGTCCTCCAACCCACCCTACGAAACGCACAAGACTGGAACCACCAACTCCCAGTCCACAGCCTCCTCCAACATGGGAAGCGACCAGACCACCACATCGACCGGCCAGGTCCAGAGGGTGTGCTCCAACCCACCCTATGAAGCACACAAGACTGGAACCACCAACTCCCAGTCCACAGCCTCCTCCAACATGGGAAGCGACCAGACCAGAACATCCACAGGCCAGGTCCAGATGGTGTCCTCCAACCCACCCTGTGAAACACACAAGACAGGGACCACCAACACCCAGTCCACAGCCTCCTCCAACATGGGAAGTGACCAGACCAGTACATCCACAGGCCAGGTCCAGATGGTGTGCTCCAACCCACCCTGTGAAACACACGAGACTGGGACCACCAACACCCAGTCCACATCCACCTCCAACATGGGAGGCAACCAGACCAGTACAGCCACAGGCCAGGTCGAGAAGGTGTGCTCCAACCCACCCTGTGAAACACACGAGACTGGGACCACCAACACCCAGTCCACATCCACCTCCAACATGGGAGGCAACCAGACCAGTTCAGCCACAGGCCAGGTCGAGAGGGTGTGCTCCAACCCACCCTGTGAAACACATGAAACGGGTACAACTGCCACAGCCACCACTGCCACCTGCAACATGGAGACTGGTGAAGGCACAG CCCAGCAGACAGAGGAGGGAGCGGAAAGTACCAGCAGCCTAGAAGTTAATGCAGCCCCCGCCCCCACTTCCAACAccactgcagcagctgcagctggcatGGTTACCACAACTCAGGGCAGGGCCATCACCACTGTCACTCAATCAACACCAGCCCCTGGACCCTCTGTGCCA TCGATCTCATCGATCACAGAGGGTGTGAGTACTGCTGCCAGCTCCACAGAGGAACCCATGCAAACTGATGAGACTGCAACAACAGATGGTGTAGAGGAGGGAGCCAGCGCTATGGTGACACAAGCagag GGAGATGCAGCCACCGCTGCCACCTTGAATCTGCCCTCAGAGCTAATGTCTGAGGGTCAGGGCGCCACTCTCATGGTGACGGGGCTGTCGGACGAGGAGCTAGCTGTGACTGCAGCAGCGGAGGCCGCTGCACAGGCAGCAGCCACTGAAGAAGCCCAGGCCCTCGCTATCCAGGCTGTCCTCCAGGCTGCCCAGCAAGCAGTAATGA ATGAGGGCGATTCCACTGGAGAGAACCAGCAGCCCACCACCATCCCCATCATGTTAACCCAACAGGAGCTTGCAGCACTggtccatcagcagcagcagctgcagatgcAGGAAGCTCAGGCTGCAGCCCAGCAGGCCAGTGTGGACGCAAGTTTGCCCACTGAGGGCCTCGCCCCCGCCGACAGCCTCAACGACCCCTCGGTCGAGAGCAACGGGCACAATGAGATGGCTGCGGCAGTCACCAGCGCCGTAGCTTCACTTCTCCCGCGTACCACCGCTGAGA CACTCATTCCATCAAGCACATTTGCACCCTGTGTATCGGTGGCGAGTCCTGCCAAGCTGCAAGCAGCGGCCGCTCTAGCGGAGGTCGCCAATGGGATCGTGGGGGAG AAGCAAGCCCCTCAACCAACCCCAGTGAAGCCTGTTGTAAAGAAAGAGAACCAGTGGTTTGATGTTGGAATTGTGAAAGTGACAAATATGGTCGTCACACACTTCTATATGCCAGGAGACAGTTCTCAAGGAGAT gacGACTCTGGCGTCATGCCAGACTACGGCCAGATGAAGAAAATGGAGCTGCAGCCCGGCACGGCTTACAAGTTCCGTGTTGCCGGAATCAACGCTTGTGGCCGCGGGGCTTTCTCTGAGATATCCGCCTTCAAGACCTGCCTACCAGGCTTCCCAGGGGCACCTTGCGCCATCAAAATCAGCAAG AGCCCGGACGGTGCCCACCTGACCTGGGAGCCGCCCTCTGTGACGTCCGGGAAGATCATTGAGTACTCTGTGTACCTCGCCATCCAGAGCAACCAGACCGCCGAGGCTAAGGCCTCCACCCCGGCCCAGCTAGCCTTCATGCGTGTGTACTGTGGACCCAACCCATCCTGCTTGGTGCAGTCGTCCAGCCTCTCCAACGCCCACATTGACTACACCACCAAGCCAGCCATCATCTTCCGCATCGCGGCCCGCAACGAGAAGGGCTACGGTCCCGCCACCCAAGTCCGATGGCTGCAAG